GACCTGGAGATCTACCAGGCGCTGCTGGCGCCGATCGGGGTCCGCGGGCTGGTCATCGAATGCGAAGACTGCCGCGAGCCGCACTACTTCGACTGGGATCTGCTCCGGGGCAACCTGCGCCACCTGCTCAACTCGGGCCGTCCCCGGGTGCACGAGCCGGCGTACGACCCGGACCCGGACCACTACGTGACCTGGGACTATGCCCGCGGGTACGCCGACGGGGTGCACGACACCCTGACCGAGGGCACCGAGGACGAGCCGGGCGCTTCCCCCTCCA
The nucleotide sequence above comes from Micromonospora sp. NBC_00389. Encoded proteins:
- a CDS encoding DUF5319 domain-containing protein, producing MHDEPIDPFNGDPADPTAGLDDPGDDATPDPLTDVERQDVLEDLADLEIYQALLAPIGVRGLVIECEDCREPHYFDWDLLRGNLRHLLNSGRPRVHEPAYDPDPDHYVTWDYARGYADGVHDTLTEGTEDEPGASPSTD